The nucleotide window ACAAGGCTAAGAGAGAGCTGTCGTGTCTGTAGGCTGGCgttgacagacacagagacacgcacgcacgcacacacacagtcacagagtgCTGGCTCCTCACAATTCCATCATTAAAggacacatacacactacactagtgcgcacacaaacacacactgcgcACCAGCTAAAATAATTTTGTGACCGACCCTGAGATTTGAATCATATTCTACTTGACATGTGGCCTTCGCTCCAATTCTTTTACCAATgtaattctctccctccctccctctccctctttccagccCGCTCCTTCATCCTCATCCAACTTTCAAGCTCGCTTTCATGCTGTCAAACAGGATGTTTCTCTTCTCTCGCTTAGTGTCACACACTCTTGTGGAGGTTGTCTCCCGGGGTCTGAGAGGGAGGACGAATAGGGCCGGGAGCCATCGATGTtctgacacccacacacacctctgatacaCTAATGTCCTCCTCCTACTCCGTACATCACTAATTTGGCATGTGGTTCACTAAGGAGCATTAACTGAATCAATTTGTTCATGTAAAAGTGGATCTTATTCTGAGACTGTGTGGTTATGATAATATCCTGAGAAGGAGGGTGTAATTGAAGTGAGCTGTCTGTTCATCGGGGGATGGAGCCATGGCCAAACATTGGACAGTTACGTTTCTATAAAGCAAAACATAATTTCTCTCTTCTGTTGGCACTAGCCCAGTTTGTGGAACACTGGTGTGAAATTGTTAGCCAATGTCACCACCTGGTGGACAAAGACTAAGCTCAACACTTTGGCAGAAAAAAAGCAACATCTAGGACACAAGTGTGCACACTCTTTAATCAGTAAAATAAGTAATATAAAGGATGGGAGGGAGCGAAGCTAAGAAATAGAAAAAGTTGATTTTCGGAGAAGAAAGACAGTCTATTCTCAAAGTCAATAAATTTATTCATCTAcactacaaacaaacaaaaagacaACAAACCATGTTATTCTGTAACTACAGGCACAAATGTAAATGTTCTACTCGACAGTGAATTAGATCACTACACACCAGAAAGTTCTTATTCATTGTACACCACttataaatgcacacacacatgcaaaggGTATTCAATCAGATGTCATTCATTTACAAtccttcagacacacacataagCCTCACACACGTTTGTCATTTGATTAACTCAATGACTTGATATTACATTCAGATGCTACTTCTCTGCAGAGTAGCTAATGTTATCAAGCACCTGCGATTTGATACATGGAAGTCATGTAATAGCATGAATGAACACAAATCCATGTTAGCTGCAATGGAAGGGACATAGGGTAACTTTGGGAGAAGAGTGTGCAAACAGTgatataaaaaatacaattattgGCCATCAGCAGCACTCTTTCAcatctcttcttttcttctctcAAAATGCCCCCCCCAATTCTCTCTCTAAAAACTGGTCCCCCTTCATCTCCCTCTATCTAAAAACAATGCTCTAGACTTTCATAATTCCCAGAACTATTAACTATCAGATCCTCCAGTGATTTCTCATGGGACAGTTGCCTGTGGAACTTTTTATTTGGGAAGGGAGGTCTCTGATGATAACTTGcaaccccccctctctgtcccccctcccgcTCCGGTGCGTCTCGGCGTTCCATCACAGTATTCCGTCTGTCCTCCGTGCTGGTGACCATACTGGAAGCGGATGCGGAGCTCTCCGACGCGACAGCGAGGCAGGATGTCTGGGATCCACTCGATCACAAAGGGAGTGGGTTCCTTCTGATCTCCAGTATACAGTCCTGTGGTGATCACAACAAATCAGATCATTTACATCACACATAGCAGTCCAGCCCAGCtctcactcactcaaacacacacacacacacacacacacacacacacacacacacacacacacacacacacacacacacacacacacacacacacacacacacacacacacacacacacacacacacagaccgactTGGAGAAAGGTGCGTAGCTCCAGGGGTCGTATGGCCTGGGATCTGTCTGTCCGGCTGTAGCCCTCAGTGGGGTGAGGATGAAGAGGCTCGGGGCAGCGGAACGGAGAGTAGGAACCATCACTGTTCTTCACAAAACTCTGGGTCAACTCCAGGGGCagctagacagacagaggaagacatAGAGTGGGAGAAAAATGCATGGTGAGATAGAAAGTCAGAGTGACTAAGACCAAAACATACCAACACCCTGTGGTAAATACATGACACGAGCTGAAGACCGTGTGAGTGGATGAGATGaatgagggagatggggaggagtgAAGAAGAGGGAGCTGACCTCTGGGGTGTCGAAGATGCGTTTCACCTGCATCAGGTTGGTGATGTGCCAGGTGTACTTGGGGAAGGAGCCATGGTGCAGATCATCATTCCTCACAAACGCTGAccaaagaaaacaaaaagataagaTAACAAAACATGTTTCCCTTGTAACTCAGTCTAAAACTGGTGGTTACTTTAGTGTTATGTTTGGTGTTGGGTTAAGGTTTACCTGTAGTTGCATTAGGGTTAGTCTCGTGAGGCCATCTTTCCAAATCTCATCTTGATGACTCAAATATTGGAAGTCTAGAGAATTTCAGTATTGGATTTTGCATTTGAATGGGAGTGCTGGCTGTTAAAGCTCGCATTTGATTGTCTCAGAGTAGAAATTCAAATGAGTTGTTTTTTCCTAGTTTTGATTGTGCCTCTTTTCCTACCGGTTAGACAACATTTTAGTAGCCTATTCTGCCTTCTTTTTTGTATCGTATGCTAGTTAGCTTGTTGCAAGTCAGAAAATGTTTTAGAAACATAACCTCTGTTTGGAGCTCCACCCAATCAAAATGTTTGATGGTGGCAATGTGTCACTAGCATTCATCTAGACTCCACCGTATTTTTGGCATCTTTCGGCTGACAAGTTCCCCAGGAGTTCGGAACAATGTAAACAAAGCCTGGGTGTCCGAGGCTGTTAGGGTTAGAGTAGGCTCATTTGTAGCgttatacagtgagctccaaaagtattgggacagtgaccattttttgttgttgttttggttctGTACTCCAGCGAGGttaagtgcagactgtcagctttaatttgaagaTATTTTCATCCATATGGTGGGAAACAGTTTAGAAATTATGCCACTTTTGGTACATACTGCGCCCATTtcaggggaccaaaagtatttgtaccctcaaattaaagctgacagtctgaaCATTAACCTCAGAGTCATTGTGTCAtttaaaatccaaagtgctgaagtacagaaccaaaacaacaacaaacaagggTCACTGTCCCAGTACTTTTGGAGCTTACTATAGTTGAATTCGGGATGGCGttgggttgtggttagggttaagggttaccTGAGGTAGCATTAGGCAGCCGTCTCTTCTTGGAGCCCAGGGACAGACGATACTGCAGGGCGTTGAAGAACACATGGGGGATGTGGAACACCAGAGGCTCCGGCTGACCTGGAGACAACAACATCTTTATCATCATCAACAATTAGACAAACACAGAGGCAcggagggctgtgtgtgtgtgtgtgtgtgtgtgtgtgtgtgtgtgtgtgtgtgtgtgtgtgtgtgtgtgtgtgtgtgtgtgtgtgtgtgtgtgtgtgtgtgtgtgtgtgttaccatcaAACTGGTAGTGCATGGTCAGGTGGATCCTCTCTGTAACGCTGGCTAGCCACTGCTGGAAGCCCAGGGTCACCAGGCTCTCATCCACAGGCTGACTGCTCCCTGACACACACAAGTCATAATTAATTAAAAgagatataataatataatatgacCTTTTAATGCTCAAGAATCTGTGGTTTATTGGATACAGTTAAGGGGCAGAAAGGCAGTGAGAAAGGATGTGAGAAAGGATGTGAGAAAGGCAGTGAGAAAGGccgtgagagacagaaagggaggacAGATGGACAGGACAGAGGCAGTGGTTAAGccacagagcgacagagagaaaggaggcagGCAGGCTGCACCTGCGTTCTTGAGCGCAATAGGAACAGGAGCACAATGACCAGGAGGTTTCCTCTGACAAGGCCTCCTCTACCAATCCTACCCCTACCCACCCTACAGGAATACAGctgaatggagggaggagagagaaggaagaagggACTTACAGGGGAAAATGAAGAAGaaaggagtgacagaggaaaaaGAGGATAGATGATAACAGAGGACAGATCGAGAGAAAAAAATTGTGCTCAGGCAGATTTCAAAGAACATAAAAAAATATCCTATTTTCATGATGAGGCACTCGCACTTCTATTGGATGAACAGTGTGATTGACAGGGCAGCTCACCAATGAGGTGCTCTTCCAGACGGAGTCTCTTGGTTTTGTGAGCGGTGATTGGTTCAGGCAGCTGAGGTGGGTTGGAGCCACAGAGGACTGTGCAGTCAGCATTCTGTTGTACACCTGTAGTACAGATGACAGAGTCTCCTACAGGTACTGCAGtgaacacatacatacaccaTGAAATATTACACAACGATCACACACATCAATCCCTCTCCTAGGGACCTACCATTGGAGCTGTAGTTGAGGAAACCTGTGAACTCTGAGGCCAGTTTCTCGTCGCTGGTGAAGGCGCAAACACAGGCATAGAAGTGGAGGCAGAGGTATGGAGCTGTAGGGCCAGCATCAGCACCAGGCCGAGAGGTGGAGTCAGGTAAGACACCAGAGGAGACGCCACCTGAggaccctctcacctccccatccCCATTCTGGGAGGTTTCCACGGCCACTCTTCCCCCTGCCGTACCTCCTCTGACACCCCCTTGACAGGAACACTGAAACACAGCCCCCTCTCTgaccttccccttccccttcccccaacAGCAGACCCCCCCGCGCCTACAGTTAGGTGCAGCAGCCCCAGAGGATGACTTGGTCCACTGTGACATTTCACCACCAGAGTATCTTTGTTCACCCGCTGAACCAGGGGTCCCGGGGACTCAGTAGCCAACCTCCAGAGCTCTTCCCTGGCCTCGGCTGAGGCCTGAAGCCCCTCCAGGATAGAGCTCttcagggggagaggggtggcctGCACCTGGCACTCCATGGCCTGCTTCACGTGGACACAGGGAGTGACGGAGTTAGACACGCCATGCTTGGTGGGGGGGTTGGACAGAACAGCTACCTGCTGTGACTGGCTCTGGCCTGACCTTTGACCGTTGGCATGGCGGCAGGTGGGCAGGAAGCAGCGGCCCATGTTGACCCGGGTCAGCAGAGTCGCCCCTTCACTCGTGGCAATGGCCGTATCCGTGGGGACAAGCTCTATGAACCCCCGCTGTGTTGCAGCCGCTCCCACCCCTCTCACTCgctgacagacagagaacacctGCGCACCTCCACCTGAGGATTCACCACATCTTCCTTCATCTCCCTCTTCATCTTCCCCTCCTCCGTCAATCACCACCCGCACCACCTCCATTGCTCCTCTCTTGGCCCCTCTGCCTCCCCCCACAGCCCCCCCATCTCTGAAGACAATTCCACAAGCCTTGTTCTTGCAGCTGAGCCCACGGGTGCCGTTGAAAACGCCACACTGGGGACACTTCCTGATCCCTCGTAAGGTGGGCTTTCCCAGATTGGACAGAAAGGAGGGGTTGGTGCTGGTAGCAGTCTTCTTGCTACTCTCTCTCTGCTTTGAGCAAAGGTTGTGGGGTGTAGGGGCAACCACCGATGCAGGAGGTGAGGTTACTGCCACACCAGACTCCATTTGGGCAGCCGGTCTCCACTGGCAGTTGGCCTGAAGTCTGGAAGACAGAGTAGGTCTGAAAAGAGAACAGATACAGCCTGATCTAATTTCAGCAAGTAGATATTACTGTAATCAATGTGATCAAAAAATAACTTAGGCCATTATGCAATCTTTTGTTCCAGTCAAGCCTTTGTAGGTCTTTTTCGCGTTTCCTTATGTAACCAGAAATAAGTGGGGTTTTTTATACAAAATATAACAAATAATTTATCATAAAAAAACGGTTACTTTTCAACACATGTAACACATGTAACTTTGATAAGAAAGGAATAGAAAAGCCAATTTATGTAGGATGACATTGTTCCTGAAGTGAACAATAACATGTAAAATGCGTCCATAATTATACCAGACGCATCGCAATCTACTGCTCCACGCCTGTGTTTGAACCATGATTGGTTACAGCTGAATGCATACCTGTGTTTTTTTCACTACCTATAATCCTGGTGCTGTATGGTCGTTCCAGTTTTCATACACAAACCTCCTCTTCTCCTCGACCGTCGCCATTCCTCCTTACATCCGTGTCTCCGCATTGCGCCTGTAACGAGCATCCTGATTGGGTAGGGTGTTGGACAATGACTTATACATAAAGTAGATGTTTCATTCACCGCACGTCCATTTTGGTACTCCC belongs to Oncorhynchus keta strain PuntledgeMale-10-30-2019 chromosome 9, Oket_V2, whole genome shotgun sequence and includes:
- the c9h2orf42 gene encoding LOW QUALITY PROTEIN: uncharacterized protein C2orf42 homolog (The sequence of the model RefSeq protein was modified relative to this genomic sequence to represent the inferred CDS: deleted 2 bases in 1 codon); this translates as MSSYINWLFYSFLIKVTCVTCVEKPTLSSRLQANCQWRPAAQMESGVAVTSPPASVVAPTPHNLCSKQRESSKKTATSTNPSFLSNLGKPTLRGIRKCPQCGVFNGTRGLSCKNKACGIVFRDGGAVGGGRGAKRGAMEVVRVVIDGGGEDEEGDEGRCGESSGGGAQVFSVCQRVRGVGAAATQRGFIELVPTDTAIATSEGATLLTRVNMGRCFLPTCRHANGQRSGQSQSQQVAVLSNPPTKHGVSNSVTPCVHVKQAMECQVQATPLPLKSSILEGLQASAEAREELWRLATESPGPLVQRVNKDTLVVKCQWTKSSSGAAAPNCRRGGVCCWGKGKGKVREGAVFQCSCQGGVRGGTAGGRVAVETSQNGDGEVRGSSGGVSSGVLPDSTSRPGADAGPTAPYLCLHFYACVCAFTSDEKLASEFTGFLNYSSNGVQQNADCTVLCGSNPPQLPEPITAHKTKRLRLEEHLIGSSQPVDESLVTLGFQQWLASVTERIHLTMHYQFDGQPEPLVFHIPHVFFNALQYRLSLGSKKRRLPNATSAFVRNDDLHHGSFPKYTWHITNLMQVKRIFDTPELPLELTQSFVKNSDGSYSPFRCPEPLHPHPTEGYSRTDRSQAIRPLELRTFLQVGLYTGDQKEPTPFVIEWIPDILPRCRVGELRIRFQYGHQHGGQTEYCDGTPRRTGAGGGTERGGCKLSSETSLPK